The genomic window CCCCAGGCTGGCATTGTGTTCGGGAGTGCCGAGGTCGTCGCCCGACTGGCGCGGCACCCGCTGGCCCGCGCGGTCCGCGCGGACAAGCTCACCCTCGCCGCGCTCGAGGCAACGGTCCGTGCCGGCGCCTCGCCGGTCACCCAGGCCCTGCACGCCGACGCCGAGTCGCTGCGTGCCCGGGCGGAGCGGCTGGCCGGTGCCGTCGGCGGGTCGGTGGTCGCCCACGACGGCCGCGTCGGCGGCGGGGGAGCACCCGGCGTGCCGCTACCCGGATGGGCCGTCCGCCTGCCCGAAGCCGCCGCCGCGGCACTGCGCACCGGAGACCCCGCCGTCTTGCCGCGTGTGCACGACGGCGCCTGCCTGGTCGACCTGCGTTGCATCCCCGAATCCGACGACGACCGGCTGCTGGCCGCGGTGCAGGCCGCCCTGGCGACCCTGCCGGGGGCGGACCGCTGAACACGCACGGCACCTATGTCGTGGCCACCGCCGGCCACGTAGACCACGGCAAAAGCACGTTGATCCGGGCCCTGACCGGGATGGAACCCGACCGCTGGGCCGAGGAACGCCGCCGCGGGCTGACCATCGACCTCGGCTTCGCGTGGACCACGCTGCCGTCCGGGCGCGAGATCTCCTTCGTCGACGTGCCCGGCCACCAGCGCTTTCTGGGCAATACTCTGGCCGGGCTGGGTCCGGCGCCGGTGGTCTGCTTCGTCGTCGCCGCCGACGAGGGCTGGCAGGCGCAATCCAGCGATCACCGCGACGCGATCGCCGCGCTGGGCATCGAGCACGGCCTCATCGTGATCACCCGCGCCGACCGCGCACCCGACCGGGCGGACGACGCCCTCGCGCAAGCGCGCACGGAACTGGTCGGAACCGGACTGCGCGATGCGCCCGGCCTGATCGTGTCGGCGGTCGAGGGCGCCGGGTTACCGGAATTGCGCGCCACCCTGGACCGGGTGCTGGCCCAACTGCCTCCACCGCAGACCGCCGCCCGGCTGCGGCTTTGGGTCGATCGCTGCTTCTCCATCGCCGGGGCGGGCACCGTCGTGACCGGCACTTTCGCGGCCGGCAGCCTGGCCCGCGGGGACCGGCTCGATCTGCTCGGCGCCGAGACCCGCTCGGTGGTCATCCGGGGCCTGCAGAGCCGCGGCAGGCCCTACCCGGCGGTGGGACCGGTGGCTCGCGTGGCACTCAACCTGCGCGGCGTCTCGCGCGACGCCGCCCGGCGTGGCGACGCGCTCCTCACCCCGGGTGCGTGGCTCACCACCCACGCGCTCGACGTGCGCCGCACCACCGGCGATCCGCTGACCGAAGGTCCGGCCGGGGTGATCGCCTATGTCGGCACGGCGGCCGTGCCCGCCCGGCTGCGACCGTTCGACGACGACCACGCCCGGCTCACCCTCGACCGGCAATTACCGCTGATCCTCGGCGACCGATTGGTGCTGCGAGACCCGGGTGGCAGCCGAGCCCTGGGCGGCGTCCTGGTACTCGACGCCGACCCGCCCGCGTTGCGGCGACGCGGGGACGGCGCGCGCCGGGCCGCGGCGCTGAGCGGGCTGGACGTCTCCGGCGACCTCACCGCCGAGGTGGCCCGCCGGGGCGCGGTCCAAGAAAGCCACCTGCGCCGGCTGGGCCTGTTGCACGGCGCCGACAGCACG from Mycobacterium shigaense includes these protein-coding regions:
- the selB gene encoding selenocysteine-specific translation elongation factor, with amino-acid sequence MATAGHVDHGKSTLIRALTGMEPDRWAEERRRGLTIDLGFAWTTLPSGREISFVDVPGHQRFLGNTLAGLGPAPVVCFVVAADEGWQAQSSDHRDAIAALGIEHGLIVITRADRAPDRADDALAQARTELVGTGLRDAPGLIVSAVEGAGLPELRATLDRVLAQLPPPQTAARLRLWVDRCFSIAGAGTVVTGTFAAGSLARGDRLDLLGAETRSVVIRGLQSRGRPYPAVGPVARVALNLRGVSRDAARRGDALLTPGAWLTTHALDVRRTTGDPLTEGPAGVIAYVGTAAVPARLRPFDDDHARLTLDRQLPLILGDRLVLRDPGGSRALGGVLVLDADPPALRRRGDGARRAAALSGLDVSGDLTAEVARRGAVQESHLRRLGLLHGADSTPPAGVRVLDGWWVHAATYDAWRHRLQAAVTELHTRDPLAEGLSRGAARDLLELPDESLLDALARDAGLEQGGGHIQAAGAPDDLGAAEAAVSELEARLCAEPFHAPEADDLSALRLGARELAAAERAGRVLRLRDGSQTGIVLLPTAPALAMRALARLDQPFTTSQARQALDTSRRVAIPLLEHLDARGWTRRLDAGHREVVR